A window of the Hypomesus transpacificus isolate Combined female chromosome 10, fHypTra1, whole genome shotgun sequence genome harbors these coding sequences:
- the LOC124472936 gene encoding glutamate-rich protein 6 isoform X4, giving the protein MAGRKGCHALRRGAAKRRSGLRQEQASTLLWKAGGPEVQEGDYNTQHPMLPPVSVCPQRPERLVVCEACGEEAQPPLDLMGLEQPQLFCCSQHQQLCEMLTHERLPSLRTATRETTPPADSQPTREEEAELQAQEREAHRKQEVDRELLFQDNSHLPVDTSAPHSRTLSYLLSRSAPRSAPRTTAPAPGLDPAPGLGPAPGLDPGPGLDPGPGLDQQNSQFGLSYPGGLQVLQSTLLFLSESGRVGAVVMQRSYSRGGLFLTAFPDGSAQILYPSGLLALILLVDGVRRVCVVYDDHTPNQQPIRALFHSDGRATCYHSNGSVWLSLGMTGGECVSETGSRLRRWSWGPPGPAPPVSMRPLFLSLNPSLGLRVLGNKQLCLRFLSGGCQATLRLGGQLPEPRGAGPPHSPPTSREELLLLAGRVGVHLGLRRLQRCLQTPFSPRPRWVPSLRTLVHRLLERSCTLSQGDRAFIHTCLQDLL; this is encoded by the exons ATGGCGGGCAGGAAAGGATGTCATGCTCTGCGCAGGGGAGCAGCCAAGAGGAGATCTGGACTCAGGCAGGAGCAGGCCAGCACCTTGCTCTGGAAGGCCGGGGGTCCTGAGGTACAAGAGGGAGACTACAATACCCAGCATCCCATGCTCCCTCCCGTCTCAG TATGTCCACAGCGTCCAGAGCGTCTGGTGGTGTGTGAGGCCTGCGGGGAGGAGGCCCAGCCCCCCCTGGACTTGATGGGCCTGGAGCAGCCTCag cTCTTCTGCTGCTCCCAGCACCAGCAGCTGTGTGAGATGCTAACTCATGAGAGACTCCCATCTCTGAGGACAGCAACCCGGGAGACCACACCCCCGGCggacagccagccaaccagggaggaggaggcggagctacAGGCCCAAGAGAGGGAGGCGCATAG gaagcaggaagtggatCGAGAACTTCTCTTCCAGGACAACTCCCATTTACCTGTAGACAcca GTGCTCCTCATTCCAGGACCCTCAGCTACCTGCTGTCCAGGTCTGCCCCCAGGTCTGCCCCTAGGACTACAGCCCCTGCTCCTGGTCTGGACCCTGCTCCTGGTCTGGGCCCTGCTCCTGGTCTGGACCCTGGGCCTGGTCTGgaccctggtcctggtctggacCAGCAGAACTCCCAGTTCGGCCTCTCCTACCCTGGTGGTCTTCAGGTGCTGCAGTCTACACTCCTCTTTCTTTCAGAGTCAGGACGT gttggGGCAGTGGTGATGCAGAGGTCTTACTCCAGGGGGGGGCTGTTCCTCACAGCTTTCCCTGACGGCTCCGCCCAGATCCT CTACCCCTCCGGCCTGCTTGCCCTGATCCTACTGGTCGACGGAGTACGGAGGGTGTGCGTAGTCTACGATGACCACACCCCCaaccagcagccaatcagggcccTGTTCCACTCTGACGGCAGAGCCACTTGTTACCACAGTAACGGCAGTGTCTG GCTGAGCCTGGGCATGActggaggtgagtgtgtgagtgagacagGCTCCAGACTCAGGCGCTGGTCATGGGGGCCCCCGGGGCCCGCCCCCCCTGTCTCCATGAGGCCCCTGTTCCTGTCCCTCAACCCCAGCCTGGGGCTCCGTGTGCTGGGCAACAAACAGCTCTGCCTCCGCTTCCTGTCTGGGGGCTGCCAGGCGACGCTTCGCCTTGGGGGGCAG CTTCCAGAGCctaggggggcggggcctccacacagcccacccACATCCAGGGAGGAGCTTCTCCTATTGGCCGGGAGGGTTGGGGTCCATCTGGGTCTGAGGCGTCTTCAGCGGTGCCTGCAGACCCCCTTCAGCCCCCGGCCCCGCTGGGTCCCCAGTCTCAGGACCCTGGTACACAGGCTCCTGGAGAGAAGCTGCACTCtgagtcagggagacagggccTTCATCCACACCTGCCTACAGGACCTCCTCTGA
- the LOC124472936 gene encoding glutamate-rich protein 6 isoform X3 produces the protein MEYEAALASRWRAGKDVMLCAGEQPRGDLDSGRSRPAPCSGRPGVLRYKRETTIPSIPCSLPSQRPERLVVCEACGEEAQPPLDLMGLEQPQLFCCSQHQQLCEMLTHERLPSLRTATRETTPPADSQPTREEEAELQAQEREAHRKQEVDRELLFQDNSHLPVDTSAPHSRTLSYLLSRSAPRSAPRTTAPAPGLDPAPGLGPAPGLDPGPGLDPGPGLDQQNSQFGLSYPGGLQVLQSTLLFLSESGRVGAVVMQRSYSRGGLFLTAFPDGSAQILYPSGLLALILLVDGVRRVCVVYDDHTPNQQPIRALFHSDGRATCYHSNGSVWLSLGMTGGECVSETGSRLRRWSWGPPGPAPPVSMRPLFLSLNPSLGLRVLGNKQLCLRFLSGGCQATLRLGGQLPEPRGAGPPHSPPTSREELLLLAGRVGVHLGLRRLQRCLQTPFSPRPRWVPSLRTLVHRLLERSCTLSQGDRAFIHTCLQDLL, from the exons ATGGAGTACGAAGCTGCCCTCGCTTCAAGATGGCGGGCAGGAAAGGATGTCATGCTCTGCGCAGGGGAGCAGCCAAGAGGAGATCTGGACTCAGGCAGGAGCAGGCCAGCACCTTGCTCTGGAAGGCCGGGGGTCCTGAGGTACAAGAGGGAGACTACAATACCCAGCATCCCATGCTCCCTCCCGTCTCAG CGTCCAGAGCGTCTGGTGGTGTGTGAGGCCTGCGGGGAGGAGGCCCAGCCCCCCCTGGACTTGATGGGCCTGGAGCAGCCTCag cTCTTCTGCTGCTCCCAGCACCAGCAGCTGTGTGAGATGCTAACTCATGAGAGACTCCCATCTCTGAGGACAGCAACCCGGGAGACCACACCCCCGGCggacagccagccaaccagggaggaggaggcggagctacAGGCCCAAGAGAGGGAGGCGCATAG gaagcaggaagtggatCGAGAACTTCTCTTCCAGGACAACTCCCATTTACCTGTAGACAcca GTGCTCCTCATTCCAGGACCCTCAGCTACCTGCTGTCCAGGTCTGCCCCCAGGTCTGCCCCTAGGACTACAGCCCCTGCTCCTGGTCTGGACCCTGCTCCTGGTCTGGGCCCTGCTCCTGGTCTGGACCCTGGGCCTGGTCTGgaccctggtcctggtctggacCAGCAGAACTCCCAGTTCGGCCTCTCCTACCCTGGTGGTCTTCAGGTGCTGCAGTCTACACTCCTCTTTCTTTCAGAGTCAGGACGT gttggGGCAGTGGTGATGCAGAGGTCTTACTCCAGGGGGGGGCTGTTCCTCACAGCTTTCCCTGACGGCTCCGCCCAGATCCT CTACCCCTCCGGCCTGCTTGCCCTGATCCTACTGGTCGACGGAGTACGGAGGGTGTGCGTAGTCTACGATGACCACACCCCCaaccagcagccaatcagggcccTGTTCCACTCTGACGGCAGAGCCACTTGTTACCACAGTAACGGCAGTGTCTG GCTGAGCCTGGGCATGActggaggtgagtgtgtgagtgagacagGCTCCAGACTCAGGCGCTGGTCATGGGGGCCCCCGGGGCCCGCCCCCCCTGTCTCCATGAGGCCCCTGTTCCTGTCCCTCAACCCCAGCCTGGGGCTCCGTGTGCTGGGCAACAAACAGCTCTGCCTCCGCTTCCTGTCTGGGGGCTGCCAGGCGACGCTTCGCCTTGGGGGGCAG CTTCCAGAGCctaggggggcggggcctccacacagcccacccACATCCAGGGAGGAGCTTCTCCTATTGGCCGGGAGGGTTGGGGTCCATCTGGGTCTGAGGCGTCTTCAGCGGTGCCTGCAGACCCCCTTCAGCCCCCGGCCCCGCTGGGTCCCCAGTCTCAGGACCCTGGTACACAGGCTCCTGGAGAGAAGCTGCACTCtgagtcagggagacagggccTTCATCCACACCTGCCTACAGGACCTCCTCTGA
- the LOC124472936 gene encoding glutamate-rich protein 6 isoform X2 produces MWVTVCVCVYVCVCVSWSKSVTLRGVAMEYEAALASRWRAGKDVMLCAGEQPRGDLDSGRSRPAPCSGRPGVLRYKRETTIPSIPCSLPSQRPERLVVCEACGEEAQPPLDLMGLEQPQLFCCSQHQQLCEMLTHERLPSLRTATRETTPPADSQPTREEEAELQAQEREAHRKQEVDRELLFQDNSHLPVDTSAPHSRTLSYLLSRSAPRSAPRTTAPAPGLDPAPGLGPAPGLDPGPGLDPGPGLDQQNSQFGLSYPGGLQVGAVVMQRSYSRGGLFLTAFPDGSAQILYPSGLLALILLVDGVRRVCVVYDDHTPNQQPIRALFHSDGRATCYHSNGSVWLSLGMTGGECVSETGSRLRRWSWGPPGPAPPVSMRPLFLSLNPSLGLRVLGNKQLCLRFLSGGCQATLRLGGQLPEPRGAGPPHSPPTSREELLLLAGRVGVHLGLRRLQRCLQTPFSPRPRWVPSLRTLVHRLLERSCTLSQGDRAFIHTCLQDLL; encoded by the exons atgtgggtcactgtgtgtgtgtgtgtatatgtgtgtgtgtgtgtgagttggtcTAAATCTGTCACTCTCAGAGGTGTTGCCATGGAGTACGAAGCTGCCCTCGCTTCAAGATGGCGGGCAGGAAAGGATGTCATGCTCTGCGCAGGGGAGCAGCCAAGAGGAGATCTGGACTCAGGCAGGAGCAGGCCAGCACCTTGCTCTGGAAGGCCGGGGGTCCTGAGGTACAAGAGGGAGACTACAATACCCAGCATCCCATGCTCCCTCCCGTCTCAG CGTCCAGAGCGTCTGGTGGTGTGTGAGGCCTGCGGGGAGGAGGCCCAGCCCCCCCTGGACTTGATGGGCCTGGAGCAGCCTCag cTCTTCTGCTGCTCCCAGCACCAGCAGCTGTGTGAGATGCTAACTCATGAGAGACTCCCATCTCTGAGGACAGCAACCCGGGAGACCACACCCCCGGCggacagccagccaaccagggaggaggaggcggagctacAGGCCCAAGAGAGGGAGGCGCATAG gaagcaggaagtggatCGAGAACTTCTCTTCCAGGACAACTCCCATTTACCTGTAGACAcca GTGCTCCTCATTCCAGGACCCTCAGCTACCTGCTGTCCAGGTCTGCCCCCAGGTCTGCCCCTAGGACTACAGCCCCTGCTCCTGGTCTGGACCCTGCTCCTGGTCTGGGCCCTGCTCCTGGTCTGGACCCTGGGCCTGGTCTGgaccctggtcctggtctggacCAGCAGAACTCCCAGTTCGGCCTCTCCTACCCTGGTGGTCTTCAG gttggGGCAGTGGTGATGCAGAGGTCTTACTCCAGGGGGGGGCTGTTCCTCACAGCTTTCCCTGACGGCTCCGCCCAGATCCT CTACCCCTCCGGCCTGCTTGCCCTGATCCTACTGGTCGACGGAGTACGGAGGGTGTGCGTAGTCTACGATGACCACACCCCCaaccagcagccaatcagggcccTGTTCCACTCTGACGGCAGAGCCACTTGTTACCACAGTAACGGCAGTGTCTG GCTGAGCCTGGGCATGActggaggtgagtgtgtgagtgagacagGCTCCAGACTCAGGCGCTGGTCATGGGGGCCCCCGGGGCCCGCCCCCCCTGTCTCCATGAGGCCCCTGTTCCTGTCCCTCAACCCCAGCCTGGGGCTCCGTGTGCTGGGCAACAAACAGCTCTGCCTCCGCTTCCTGTCTGGGGGCTGCCAGGCGACGCTTCGCCTTGGGGGGCAG CTTCCAGAGCctaggggggcggggcctccacacagcccacccACATCCAGGGAGGAGCTTCTCCTATTGGCCGGGAGGGTTGGGGTCCATCTGGGTCTGAGGCGTCTTCAGCGGTGCCTGCAGACCCCCTTCAGCCCCCGGCCCCGCTGGGTCCCCAGTCTCAGGACCCTGGTACACAGGCTCCTGGAGAGAAGCTGCACTCtgagtcagggagacagggccTTCATCCACACCTGCCTACAGGACCTCCTCTGA
- the LOC124472936 gene encoding glutamate-rich protein 6 isoform X1 yields the protein MWVTVCVCVYVCVCVSWSKSVTLRGVAMEYEAALASRWRAGKDVMLCAGEQPRGDLDSGRSRPAPCSGRPGVLRYKRETTIPSIPCSLPSQRPERLVVCEACGEEAQPPLDLMGLEQPQLFCCSQHQQLCEMLTHERLPSLRTATRETTPPADSQPTREEEAELQAQEREAHRKQEVDRELLFQDNSHLPVDTSAPHSRTLSYLLSRSAPRSAPRTTAPAPGLDPAPGLGPAPGLDPGPGLDPGPGLDQQNSQFGLSYPGGLQVLQSTLLFLSESGRVGAVVMQRSYSRGGLFLTAFPDGSAQILYPSGLLALILLVDGVRRVCVVYDDHTPNQQPIRALFHSDGRATCYHSNGSVWLSLGMTGGECVSETGSRLRRWSWGPPGPAPPVSMRPLFLSLNPSLGLRVLGNKQLCLRFLSGGCQATLRLGGQLPEPRGAGPPHSPPTSREELLLLAGRVGVHLGLRRLQRCLQTPFSPRPRWVPSLRTLVHRLLERSCTLSQGDRAFIHTCLQDLL from the exons atgtgggtcactgtgtgtgtgtgtgtatatgtgtgtgtgtgtgtgagttggtcTAAATCTGTCACTCTCAGAGGTGTTGCCATGGAGTACGAAGCTGCCCTCGCTTCAAGATGGCGGGCAGGAAAGGATGTCATGCTCTGCGCAGGGGAGCAGCCAAGAGGAGATCTGGACTCAGGCAGGAGCAGGCCAGCACCTTGCTCTGGAAGGCCGGGGGTCCTGAGGTACAAGAGGGAGACTACAATACCCAGCATCCCATGCTCCCTCCCGTCTCAG CGTCCAGAGCGTCTGGTGGTGTGTGAGGCCTGCGGGGAGGAGGCCCAGCCCCCCCTGGACTTGATGGGCCTGGAGCAGCCTCag cTCTTCTGCTGCTCCCAGCACCAGCAGCTGTGTGAGATGCTAACTCATGAGAGACTCCCATCTCTGAGGACAGCAACCCGGGAGACCACACCCCCGGCggacagccagccaaccagggaggaggaggcggagctacAGGCCCAAGAGAGGGAGGCGCATAG gaagcaggaagtggatCGAGAACTTCTCTTCCAGGACAACTCCCATTTACCTGTAGACAcca GTGCTCCTCATTCCAGGACCCTCAGCTACCTGCTGTCCAGGTCTGCCCCCAGGTCTGCCCCTAGGACTACAGCCCCTGCTCCTGGTCTGGACCCTGCTCCTGGTCTGGGCCCTGCTCCTGGTCTGGACCCTGGGCCTGGTCTGgaccctggtcctggtctggacCAGCAGAACTCCCAGTTCGGCCTCTCCTACCCTGGTGGTCTTCAGGTGCTGCAGTCTACACTCCTCTTTCTTTCAGAGTCAGGACGT gttggGGCAGTGGTGATGCAGAGGTCTTACTCCAGGGGGGGGCTGTTCCTCACAGCTTTCCCTGACGGCTCCGCCCAGATCCT CTACCCCTCCGGCCTGCTTGCCCTGATCCTACTGGTCGACGGAGTACGGAGGGTGTGCGTAGTCTACGATGACCACACCCCCaaccagcagccaatcagggcccTGTTCCACTCTGACGGCAGAGCCACTTGTTACCACAGTAACGGCAGTGTCTG GCTGAGCCTGGGCATGActggaggtgagtgtgtgagtgagacagGCTCCAGACTCAGGCGCTGGTCATGGGGGCCCCCGGGGCCCGCCCCCCCTGTCTCCATGAGGCCCCTGTTCCTGTCCCTCAACCCCAGCCTGGGGCTCCGTGTGCTGGGCAACAAACAGCTCTGCCTCCGCTTCCTGTCTGGGGGCTGCCAGGCGACGCTTCGCCTTGGGGGGCAG CTTCCAGAGCctaggggggcggggcctccacacagcccacccACATCCAGGGAGGAGCTTCTCCTATTGGCCGGGAGGGTTGGGGTCCATCTGGGTCTGAGGCGTCTTCAGCGGTGCCTGCAGACCCCCTTCAGCCCCCGGCCCCGCTGGGTCCCCAGTCTCAGGACCCTGGTACACAGGCTCCTGGAGAGAAGCTGCACTCtgagtcagggagacagggccTTCATCCACACCTGCCTACAGGACCTCCTCTGA